A genomic stretch from Halichoerus grypus chromosome 5, mHalGry1.hap1.1, whole genome shotgun sequence includes:
- the FAM229A gene encoding protein FAM229A, with translation MQPAPSTPGPRRAADTCPAPPGPERRPAARGPAAASSLGPASASGRAPRGLDMSAQEPPQGRRFPIEAGDSPGLAAAPESQDSPEPVATEHTPVRPLRRCPGCHCLTLLHVPIDVYLAMGGSPRARAT, from the exons ATGCAGCCCGCCCCCTCGACGCCCGGGCCGCGGCGCGCCGCAGACACCTGCCCGGCTCCGCCTGGACCGGAGCGTCGTCCCGCGGCCAGGGGTCCGGCAGCTGCTTCCAGCCTGGGACCGGCCTCGGCCTCCGGCAG AGCGCCCCGGGGCCTGGACATGAGTGCCCAGGAGCCCCCGCAGGGTCGAAGGTTCCCCATTGAGGCCGGAGACTCCCCTGGCCTTGCCGCCGCCCCCGAGTCCCAGGACAGCCCGGAGCCGGTAGCCACGGAGCACACCCCGGTCAG GCCGCTTCGACGCTGCCCGGGCTGCCACTGCCTGACGCTGCTGCACGTGCCCATCGACGTCTACCTGGCCATGGGCGGGAGCCCCCGGGCCCGCGCCACCTGA
- the TSSK3 gene encoding testis-specific serine/threonine-protein kinase 3 isoform X1 has protein sequence MVRAEFIQRFLPRELQIVRTLDHKNIIRVYEMLESADGKIYLVMELAEGGDVFDCVLNGGPLPESRAKALFRQMVEAIRYCHGCGVAHRDLKCENALLQGSNLKLTDFGFAKVLPKSRRELSQTFCGSTAYAAPEVLQGVPHDSRKGDVWSMGVVLYVMLCASLPFDDTDIPKMLWQQQKGVSFPAHLGISAECQDLLKRLLEPDMILRPSIEEVSWHPWLAST, from the exons atggtgagggCAG AATTTATCCAGAGATTCCTGCCTCGGGAGCTCCAGATTGTCCGTACCCTGGACCACAAGAACATCATCCGGGTGTATGAGATGCTGGAGTCTGCCGACGGGAAAATCTACCTGGTGATGGAACTGGCTGAAGGAGGGGATGTCTTTGACTGTGTGCTGAATGGGGGGCCGCTGCCCGAGAGCCGGGCCAAGGCCCTCTTCCGTCAGATGGTCGAGGCCATCCGCTACTGCCATGGCTGCGGTGTGGCCCACCGGGACCTCAAATGTGAGAACGCCTTGTTGCAGGGCTCCAACCTGAAGCTGACCGACTTTGGCTTCGCTAAGGTGCTGCCCAAGTCGCGCCGGGAGCTGAGCCAGACCTTCTGCGGCAGCACAGCGTACGCCGCCCCCGAGGTGCTGCAGGGCGTTCCCCACGACAGCAGGAAGGGGGACGTGTGGAGCATGGGCGTCGTCCTGTACGTCATGCTCTGCGCCAGCCTACCGTTTGACGACACAGACATCCCCAAGATGCTGTGGCAGCAGCAGAAGGGGGTGTCCTTCCCCGCTCACCTGGGCATCTCGGCCGAATGCCAGGACCTGCTCAAGCGGCTCCTGGAACCAGATATGATCCTCCGGCCTTCAATCGAAGAAGTCAGTTGGCACCCGTGGCTAGCAAGCACTTGA
- the TSSK3 gene encoding testis-specific serine/threonine-protein kinase 3 isoform X2, producing the protein MEDFLLSNGYQLGKTIGEGTYSKVKEAFSKKHQRKVAIKIIDKMGGPEEFIQRFLPRELQIVRTLDHKNIIRVYEMLESADGKIYLVMELAEGGDVFDCVLNGGPLPESRAKALFRQMVEAIRYCHGCGVAHRDLKCENALLQGSNLKLTDFGFAKVLPKSRRELSQTFCGSTAYAAPEVLQGVPHDSRKGDVWSMGVVLYVMLCASLPFDDTDIPKMLWQQQKGVSFPAHLGISAECQDLLKRLLEPDMILRPSIEEVSWHPWLAST; encoded by the exons ATGGAGGACTTTCTGCTCTCCAATGGGTACCAGCTGGGCAAGACAATTGGGGAAGGGACCTACTCAAAAGTCAAAGAAGCATTTTCcaaaaaacaccaaagaaaagTGGCAATTAAAATTATAGACAAGATGGGAGGGCCAGAAG AATTTATCCAGAGATTCCTGCCTCGGGAGCTCCAGATTGTCCGTACCCTGGACCACAAGAACATCATCCGGGTGTATGAGATGCTGGAGTCTGCCGACGGGAAAATCTACCTGGTGATGGAACTGGCTGAAGGAGGGGATGTCTTTGACTGTGTGCTGAATGGGGGGCCGCTGCCCGAGAGCCGGGCCAAGGCCCTCTTCCGTCAGATGGTCGAGGCCATCCGCTACTGCCATGGCTGCGGTGTGGCCCACCGGGACCTCAAATGTGAGAACGCCTTGTTGCAGGGCTCCAACCTGAAGCTGACCGACTTTGGCTTCGCTAAGGTGCTGCCCAAGTCGCGCCGGGAGCTGAGCCAGACCTTCTGCGGCAGCACAGCGTACGCCGCCCCCGAGGTGCTGCAGGGCGTTCCCCACGACAGCAGGAAGGGGGACGTGTGGAGCATGGGCGTCGTCCTGTACGTCATGCTCTGCGCCAGCCTACCGTTTGACGACACAGACATCCCCAAGATGCTGTGGCAGCAGCAGAAGGGGGTGTCCTTCCCCGCTCACCTGGGCATCTCGGCCGAATGCCAGGACCTGCTCAAGCGGCTCCTGGAACCAGATATGATCCTCCGGCCTTCAATCGAAGAAGTCAGTTGGCACCCGTGGCTAGCAAGCACTTGA